A window of Lysobacter sp. TY2-98 genomic DNA:
ACTTCGAAGTCGACGACGAGCGCGCGCGCGAACTGCACCGGGCGCTGGCGGCGCGCCTGTCGGGCTACCTCGTCCCGCGCCTGGTCCGCGAGGTCGCGGGCGACCCGGGCAAACGCCCCCTCTGAAAGTTTCGGCGGGGCCGGCCGATGGGGAGGTATCCGTACGCCGAAGTAGGTCAGCCCGTCACAGTCCGGGCGGGCGGCACGCCATTCGTCGCCTTGGAACGACCGCTCGGGGATGACGTGAACACACCCGGCATGTCATAACTGGGTGCGACCGCAAGGAGATGGGAATGCAGTTCGGGAAAGACGCGGCCCTGCGACTCGTGATCGTCGACGACAGCGTGGAGGCGGCCGAGGCCGTCGTCAGCACGCTTCGCAACGCCGGCATCGCCGTTCGGCCTTCGCGCCCCGAGAACCCCGACGAGCTGGCCCATCAGGTCGGCCAGCAGTCTCCCGACCTCGTGCTCCTCGCCCGCAAGGCCACGCTGGTGCCCGCCGCCGACGTGCTGCAACGCGTCGCGACGAGCGGCAAGGATCTTCCCGTGCTCCTGCTCGTCGACCAGATTGACGAGACCGGCGTGCTCGAGGCGATGACGATGGGCGCGCGCGGCGTCGTGCTGCGCCATCGCAACGACCACATCGTCAATGTCGTGCAGACCGAGTGGTCGGACCTCGAGGCCCGGCGCGCGCTGCGCAAGCTCGAGTTCCAGGTCCGCGAGACCGAGCGCCGTTGCGACTCGCTGATCGAGTCCTCGCGCGATCCCATCGCCTACATCCACGAGGGCATGCACATCCGGGCCAACTCGGCCTACCTCGAGATGTTCGGCTACGAGTCGTTCGATGAAGTCGAGGGCATGTCGCTGCTCGACATGATCGCGCCGTCGCACGTCGAAGCCTTCAAGGCGCTGCTGAAGAAGTTGTCCAAGGGCGAAGCGCCGCCGCCGCGCGTGGAAGTCGAGGCGCGGACGCTTGACGGCAACCAGTTTCCCGCCGTTATGGAATTCACGCCGGCGATGTACGAGGGCGAGCACTGCCTGCAGCTGGTGCTGCGCCGGCAGGAGATCGACCCGGACCTCGCGCGCGAAGTCGAAGAGCTGCGCCAGCGCGACCAGGTCACCGGCCTGCTCAACCGCGCGACCTTCCTGCGCGCGCTCGAGGACGCTGTCGCCGACGCGGCGCAGAATTCGACGCACAGCGGCTTCCTGCTGATCGAACCCGATTACTACGCCAAGCTGCTGCAGGACATCGGCCTCGACGCCGCGGACGACCTCGTCGCCGCCTGCGCGCGGCGCCTGCGCGACAGCGTGCCGGAGGACGTCATCCTCGCGCGCTTTGGCGAACACCAGTTCGCGGCGCTGGCCCGCGGTGCGAACCACGAAGTCACCACGATGTTGGCGGAGCAGGTACGCAACGCGTTCGCCGACCACGTCGTCGAAGCCGGCAGCCGTTCGCTCAATGCGACGGTGAGCATCGGCGGCGTGCAGATCGGCGAGAAGATCGCCAGCATCACCGCCGTCCTCGCACGCGCAACGCAGGGCATCCAGTCGTCGAGCGGGATGGGCGGCAACCGCGCCGAAGTGTTCGACCCGGGCGCGGCCGACCGCGCCGAGGAAGAGCGCGTGCAGGCGTGGGTGGACCGCATCCGCGATGCGCTGGATTCCGACCGCTTCACCATGGCCTATCAGCCGCTGGTGAGCCTGCACGGCGAGCCCGGCGAGATCTACGAAGCCTACCTGCGCATGAAGGGCGACCAGGGCGAGCTCGTCGCGCCGCTGGCCTTCCTGCAGATCGCGGAAGAAAACGGGCTGCTGTGGGAGATCGACCGCTGGGTCGTCGGCAGCGCGCTGCAGGTGATCGGCGAGCGGATGAGCGCGGGCAAGCGCACCACGCTGCTGGTCAAGATCACCGAGAGCTCGCTCCAGGACGACAGCCTGATCAAGCACATCGAGGAACAGATCACCAAGCATGGCGCCGATGGCAGCCTGCTCGTCGTGCAGCTGCCCGAATCGAAGGTGTTCACCAACCTGCGTGCGGCACAGGAATTCCAGGCGCGCGCCGCGCGTTCGGGCGTGCGCGTCGGCCTTGAGCATTTCGGCGCGGGCCTCAACTCGTTCCAGCTGCTTGCGCACTTCGATGCCGACTTCCTGAAGATCGACCGCACCTTCATGGAGCAGCTCGGCACCAGCGCCGAGCACCAGAAGCGCCTGCGCGAGATCACCGACAAGGCGCGTGCGCTCGGCAAGCACACTATCGCCGAACACGTGCGCGACGCGCAGAGCATGTCGGTGCTGTTCGGCGCGGGCGTCGACTACGCACAGGGCTTCTTCCTGGCCGGCGTCAGCACCACGATGGATTACGAGTTCGGTTGATCGGCCGCATCGTGAAATGAAAAGCCCGCCGGATGGCGGGCTTTTTTGTCGCCGCGACAGGCTCAGGTCACCACGCGCACCGACGGGCTTTCCGCGGGCAGCCGACGCAGCGCTTCGATGCGTTCGGTGAGCGGCGGATGCGTCATGAACAGGCGACGCATGCCGTGTGCTACCCCGCCGCTGATGCCGAACGCCTGCACCTGCTTGGGCAGCGTGGTTTCCCCGTGATTGCGCGAGAGTTTCTCGAGCGCCGCGATCATCTTCTCGCGCCCGGCCAGATGCGCACCGCCCGCGTCCGCGCGGAATTCGCGATGGCGCGAGAACCACATCGCGATGACGCTCGCCAGCAGGCCGAACACCATGTCCAGCACCATCACGGTCACGAAGTAGCCGACGCCGCCGCGACGGTCGTTGCCGCCGAGATAGCCGTCGATGAGGCGACCGACCACGCGCGCCAGCACGATCACGAACGTATTGAGCACGCCCTGGATCAGCATCATCGTCACCATGTCGCCATTGGCGACGTGGCTGACCTCGTGGCCGAGCACCGCTTCGGCTTCGTCACGATCGAGGTTACGCAGCAGGCCGGTGGACACCGCGACCAGCGAATCGTTACGGCTGGGGCCGGTCGCGAACGCGTTGATTTCCGGGCCCTCGTAGATCGCGACTTCCGGCATGCGGATACCGGAAGCTTCCGCCTGGCGACGCACCGTGTCGACGAGCCAGCGCTCGGATTCGTTGCGCGGCTGTTCGATCACGTACGCACCGGTGGTGCGCTTGGCGATCCATTTGGACATCATGAGCGAGATGAACGAGCCACCGAAGCCGAACAGCGTCGCCATCACCAGCAGCCCACCGCTGGTCTGCGGGTTCACCCCGAGCACGCGCATGACGATGCTCAGCAGCACCAGCACGGCAAGGTTGGTCGCGAGGAAAAGAGTGATGCGTTTGAGCATGGCGTCGAGGATCCGCGGGGCAGCGTTACGTGCGATTGAACGTGGCGCGTCCACGGCCGCTTTTCAATCCCCCGTGCTCGCGACGGCCAGCGCCGCTTCAGCCGCATGACCGGCAGCGGGTACCGGGGACGGTTCGCGCCCTCGCCCACCGGCGACCTGCATGCGGGTTCGCTGCTCGCCGCGCTCGGCAGCTGGCTGTTCGCGCGCCGCGCCGGCGGACGTTGGCTGGTGCGCGTCGAAGATGTGGACACGCCGCGCGAAGTGCCGGGCGCAGCGGCGCGTCAGCTCCATGCACTGCGCGCGTTCGGCCTGCATGCCGACGAGCCGATCGTGCGACAGAGCGCTCGTCATGCCGCGTATCGCGCCGCACTCGAGGACCTGGCTGATCGCGGCCTCGCATTTCCGTGCTGGTGCAGCCGCGCCGACCTTGCCGCGACCGGCGGCGTGCATCGCGCCTGCGTGCGTGCGCCCGACCCCGACCGCGCGCCGGCGGTCCGGCTGCGCGTCGCCGACGGCACCCGCGTGCGCTTTGACGACGACCTGCTCGGCGCGCAGGTGCAGGACGTCGACGCGGACGTCGGCGACTTCGTGCTCTATCGCGCCGACGGCCTCTGGGCCTACCAGCTCGCGGTGGTGGTCGACGATGCCGACCAGGGCGTCACGCATGTCGTCCGTGGCGCGGACCTGCTCGACTCCACGCCACGGCAGATCCTGCTGCAACGCGCGCTGGGCCTGCCGACGCCGGGTTACGCGCATCTCCCCGTCGTCCTCGACGACGAAGGCCGCAAGTTGTCGAAATCTCTGGCGTCCAATCCGGTCGATCCGGCCAATCCCCTGCCCGCGCTGCAGCGCGCGTGGGCGGCGCTCGGACAGGCTGCACTGCAGCATTTCGAAGACGAGACCGTCAGCGCATGGCTCGGACGTGCCCTCGCCGCATTCGATCCGACGAAAATCCCGCGAACTGCCACACAGCTTTGAGGCTTCGTGCCTAGAATCGGGACGAGCGGCGCAGGTCGCGCCAGCACGGAGCAGCTCATGCAAAGTCGCGTAGCACTGGTCACCGGCGGCACCGGTGGCATCGGAACCGCCATCATCGAACGCTTGGCCTCGATGGGCCACAAAGTCGCGACGAACTACCGCGACGAGGCGAAGGCGCGCGCCTGGCAGCAGAAGCTTCGCGACAAGGGCGTCGAGGTGTACCTGTCGAAGGCCGACGTCGCCGATCCCGACCAGTGCGAGGCGATGGTGCGCGACGTCGAAACCACGCTCGGTCCGATCGACATCCTCGTCAACAACGCGGGCATCACCCGCGACACGACGTTCCACAAGATGACGTCGCAGCAGTGGAACGAGGTCATTACGACCAACCTCGGCTCCGTGTTCAACGTCACGCGCCCGGTCATCGAGGGCATGCGCAACCGCAAGTGGGGCCGCATCATCCAGATCAGCTCGATCAACGGGCAGAAGGGCCAGTACGGCCAGGCGAACTACGCGGCGTCTAAGGCCGGCATGCACGGATTCACGATTTCGCTGGCGCAGGAGAACGCGAAGTTCGGCATCACCGTGAACACGGTATCGCCCGGCTACATCGGCACCGACATGGTCATGGCGGTACCCGAAGAGGTGCGCAACAAGATCATCCAGCAGATCCCGACCGGGCGCCTCGGCAATCCGGACGAGATCGCCTACGCCGTCTCGTTCTTCATTCCCGACGAGGCCGGCTGGATCACGGGCGCGAACCTCGCCGTGAACGGCGGCCAGTACATGGGCTGGTGATCGCCGGCACTGAAGCGGTCAGCCCCCGGGCCGGCCGCGGCCGGGGGCGCAGTTGCGTGGCCTGCCGCACTGCGTCATTCTCGGGACATCCCGCTTTTTTCCGGTGTTCCGCAGATGGCTTCTCCGCGCGTCATCAAGAAATATCCGAATCGACGGCTCTACGACACGGAAATCTCGAGCTACATCACCATTGAAGACGTCCGTCAGCTGATCATCGACGGCGAAGAGTTCGAAGTGCGGGATGCACGCTCCGGCGACGATCTGACCCGGCAGGTGCTGCTGCAGATCATCGCCGAGCACGAATCCGACGGTGAGCCGCTGCTGTCAACGCAGCTGCTGAGCCAGATCATCCGCTTCTACGGCGACTCGATGCAGGGCTTCATGGCCAGCTACCTCGAGAAGTCGATGCAGCTCTTCCTCGACCAGCAACAGCAGTTCCGCACGCAGATGGGCGGCCTCTTGGGCCAGACGCCGTGGACGCTGATGAACCAGCTCACCGAGCGCAACCTGCAGATGTGGAAGGACTTCCAGCAGAACCTGTCCGGCACCATGGGTGCCCCGACCGGGCGCAAGAGCGAGACGCAGAAGTAGTCGGCAGCCGGGACAACGCCGGGGCGCATCGATCGACTTGGAAAACCCGCGCCGCCGGAGGGCGACTCGGGTTTTTTCTTGGGTAGCGTTTTGCGGTCAAGGGGTTGCTGCGACCTCCGCCGGCGCCCCGCCGCCACAGAACTTCTTGTAGAACGCTTCCGCCTGCGGCATCAGCTGCTGCAGGTGCGCGATGCGGTTTTCCGGATCCGGGTGGGTCGACGCGAACTCCGGCGGACGCGATCCACCGCCGAGCTGCTCCATGCGCTGCCACAGCGGAATCGCCTCGTGCGGGTTGAAGCAGGCCGCCGCTGCGAGCATCAGGCCGACCTGGTCCGCCTGCGCCTCGTGGTTGCGGCTGTACGGCAGGATGAAGCCGTACTGCGCACCGGCGCCCAGCGCGCCCATCACCGCGCGCTGCTGGTTCGGATCCATGCCGCCCAGTGCGACGCCCGCCGCCATCTGCCCCATCTCGACCAGCTTCTGCTGGGCCATGCGCTGCGAGCCATGGCGCAACAGCGCGTGCGCGATCTCGTGGCCCATCACCACCGCCATCGAATCCTGGTTCTGCGCGATCGGAATCAGTCCGGTGTAGACCGCCATCTTGCCGCCCGGCAGGCAGAACGCATTGGCCTCGTCCGACTGGATGACGGCGACGTCCCACTGGAAGTTCTTGTAGTTCTCCGGCGCTGCGGTGCCGTTGGCCTGCGCGAGATCCTGCGTGACGTCGGGCACGCGCTTGATAAGGCGTTCGGCGATCCCGCGGATCTGCTGGCTAACCTGCGCGTTCGCCGGCACCAGTGCGTTCTGCGATTGCGCGTCACCAACCACCTGCTGGAACGCCTGCGTGCCGAGGTCGACCTCTTCATCGGTCGACGCCCCGTAGTGCGCCGTCTCGCCGGTGTAGGGATCCTTCTGCGCGCTGCCGAACCACGACACCGCGGCGTAGATCGCGAAACCGATCAGGATGATCCAGCGGATGCCACCGAATCCGAAGTCACGACGTTGCGTGCCGACAGACTGGCCCAACGGATCGATGCGCATCGATGAACTCCAAGGTTGCAGCGACTAGAGGTCGCGCACCACCCGGAAGCCGATGCGCGCGTTCGTGGTGTCGGCGTCCGTGCCGCTGCGCCAGGCCGAACGGACCTCCGCCGGCGAACTGGCCCAGGAGCCGCCGCGCATCACGCGCTGCCTGCAGCCCGGATTGACCCAGGCGCGCTGGTCGCGCGGGGCGCGGCGGTAGCTGCTGTGCCAGCAGTCCGCCACCCACTCGCTGACATTGCCGGCCATGTCGTGAAGACCGAATCGATCGGGCGCGTAGTGCGCGACCGGCGCCGGCCCCCACGCGCCGTCCGCGTAACCGGGGAACACGTTCTGCCAGGTGCGCCCCGACGGCGAACGGTCGCCTGCCCCCGTGAAGTTGCCGGTGTTCGGGGGCGGCGTACCAGCGCCCCACGGATACGGCGTCTTCGAGCCCGCGCGCACGGCGTATTCGAACTCGGCCTCGCTGGGCAGGCGGTAGCGATGCCCCGTCTCCTGCGCCAGCCACTCCGCGTAGGCACTGGCATCCTTCGCGCTGACGTGCACGACGGGCAGGTCGTCCGTCGCTGGTCGACCGAGGTAGTCGCTGCGCCAGTCGACGTTGCCACGGCGCACGAAGTTGCCGCTGCGCAGGTCGTAGACGACCGAATAGCCGCGACGGGTCGAGCGCGCCCGGTACTTGGTCGCGTCGACGAAACGTCGGAACTGGCCCACCGTCACTTCCGTCATCGACACGGCGAGCCCGCGCTGGAAATGGATCGCGCGGGTCGGGCGCTCGGCGTCGCTCGCGCCACGTTCGCCCGGCGGCGCGCCCATCGTGAAATCGCCGTACGGGATGACCACCATGGTCGGCGTGCGCCCCCCGCCCTGCAGCGCATCGGTAAAGCGCTGCCCCGGCACGAACAGGCCGTAATGGACGGCGAAATCGATGCGTCGCCGCAGCTCGGCCGCGGTCGGATCGGCCGCGGGCGCGATGCGCAGGATGTGCGCGAGAAATCCGCGCGCGGTTTCCACGCCACGCGGCTGCGTCAGCGCGGCGATACCGGCGTCGCGCAGGTCACCGATGCGGGCGGCGCGTTCGAACGCGATGCGCGCACGCGCTTCCGCGACGACGCCCGCCTCCGGCCGCACCTTCTGCGCCAGCACCAGCCAGCGTTCGGAGCCGACATAGTCCTCTTTGGCCGCCGACTCCTCGGCGCGACGGATCAGCGCACTTTCCGCCGCTGCCAGGCCCTGCTTCGCGCGCGCATCGGTGGCGCGCAGCGCAAGCGCGCGACGGAACCACGCGATCGCGCCTTCACCACCGTCCTCGCCGATACGCCCCTGCGCGAGTTCCGCCTCGCCGCGCTCGCTGTCGCGCAGGCCATCCTCGACGCGGTCGACCTGCTGCAGGAAGCGCTCGACCTCCGGACGATCCAGCGCGACCACGCGCAGCACGGACGCCGCGTGGCGAACGCGATGCAGCGCGTCCGGATCGACATCGATGTCCGCCAGCGCCTCGCGCGCCTGCAGCACCAGGCCGGCAACGGAGTGTTCGACGCCCGCCTCCGCGCGCGTGCGCATCGGCGCGTAGTCGCGCAACGCCATGAACAGGGGTAGCGAGGAGGTGTCATCGTCGGCGAAGCGTCCCGCGGCGAGCGCGTCGTCAGCCTGTTTGGCGAGCGCCTGCGCATTGCGACGGTCGACGTCGATGTGCGGTGCGCGCCAGCCCGGCAGTCGCGATTCGGCCTCGCCGACGGTAACGCTGGGGGCGACGCGGGCCTTGGCAGCGGAGTCCGCGTCGCGATCGTGGCAGCCGGCGAGAAGCAGCGCGCCGCCCATCGCGACAGTCAGCGCGATGGCCTGTGCGGGCTTCGTCCGGGCCTTCGTGCGCAAGACGCCTCCTGCCTGCGGCCGCTGCCGCCGGGTCCACGGAAAGTAGGCTATTGTCGCCCGCTCCCGCAAACCCGGCACCCGTCTTGGCCCACTGGATCGATCGCCCCGACGCGCTGCGCGCGCGCCTTGCATCGCCGCCGTCGCGCGTCGGCCTGGACACGGAATTCGTCCGCGAACGCACGTACTGGCCGAAGCTCGCACTGGTGCAGATCGCACTGCCACAGGACGACGGCAGCGTCGAGATCCTGCTCGTCGATCCGCTCGTGCCGGGGATGAACGAAGCGCTCGCGCCGCTGCTCGCCGACACGGCGGTGCTGAAGATCATGCACAGCCCGAGCGAGGATCTGATCGCGCTGCGCGAAACCTGCGGCGAAGTGCCGCGCCCGCTGTTCGACACGCAGGCCGCCGCCGCGCTCGCGGGCATCGGCGCGGGACTCGGCTACCAGAAGCTGGTCGCGGAGATCACCGGCGTTGCGCTCGAAAAGGGCGAGACGCGTTCGGACTGGATGCGCCGCCCGCTATCCGCATCACAATTGCAGTACGCGGCGGAAGACGTCGCGCATCTCTTCGAGATCTACGACGTGCTGGTCGCCAAGCTCGACGCGCTCGGCCGCCGCGGCTGGCTCGATGCCGACATGGCGCGCACTGTCGCGAACGCGATCGAAGACCCCGCCGAACGCTGGCCTCACCTGTCGATGCGCAGCGCGCAGTTCTTCGACCGCGACGCGCAGGCACGCCTGCTCCGACTGCTGCGCTGGCGCGATGCGCATGCGCGCATCGCCGACCTACCGCGCAGCTGGGTGCTCGACAACGAACTCGCGGCCACCCTCGCCCGCCCGGAGCCGACGGATCGTGACGTCGTCGCCGAAGCGATCCGCGCGCACCCCAAAGGCCCACGCAAGCTCGTCGATGCAGTTTGGAACGCGCTTACGACGCCACTCGCCGACGAAGCCGATGCGCCGGACGCCACGCAGGCCGAACGTCGCGACAAGAACCGCATCAAGGCGCTGCAGGACGCCGTGTCCAAACGCGCGGAGGAACTCGGCGTCGCGGATGCGGTGCTCGCGTCGCGCCGCATGCTCGAACCGTTGGTCGATACCGGTGAATGGCCGGAGTCGCTGGCGGGCTGGCGTCGCGAGCAGCTCGAACCGGCTTTGGCACCGTTGCTCGCAAAGCGCTGAGCAGCCGATACCTCCAAACAAAAACGGCGCCCGAAGGCGCCGTTTTTGCGTAATCGTGGTGGAGCGGAGGGGGATCGAACCCCTGACCTTCGCGATGCGAACGCGACGCTCTCCCAGCTGAGCTACCGCCCCACGAGGACGCGCAGTGTACCGGCGCAGCGGCGGTCCTGCCAAGCGGTTTTGGGGCGACGCTGCGATCGCCGGAGCGTGATTACCGGCACAGTCCGCTCCCGTGCGAAAATCGGCGGCTTGGGGCCCCGTAGCTCAGCTGGATAGAGCGTCCCCCTCCTAAGGGGAAGGTCGCACGTTCGAATCGTGTCGGGGCCGCCACTGGAACCCTCGCCTTGCCGCGTCCGCGATCCGACCTCGTCGGTGGGCGCAGCCGATCATGGAGCATCACGATGACCCACCCCGTCCTCACCGCACTCGGCCTGACCGAGCTGGAATCCGGCACGTACCTCGGCAGCGGCCAGTGGTCGCAGA
This region includes:
- the rnd gene encoding ribonuclease D, which codes for MAHWIDRPDALRARLASPPSRVGLDTEFVRERTYWPKLALVQIALPQDDGSVEILLVDPLVPGMNEALAPLLADTAVLKIMHSPSEDLIALRETCGEVPRPLFDTQAAAALAGIGAGLGYQKLVAEITGVALEKGETRSDWMRRPLSASQLQYAAEDVAHLFEIYDVLVAKLDALGRRGWLDADMARTVANAIEDPAERWPHLSMRSAQFFDRDAQARLLRLLRWRDAHARIADLPRSWVLDNELAATLARPEPTDRDVVAEAIRAHPKGPRKLVDAVWNALTTPLADEADAPDATQAERRDKNRIKALQDAVSKRAEELGVADAVLASRRMLEPLVDTGEWPESLAGWRREQLEPALAPLLAKR
- the gluQRS gene encoding tRNA glutamyl-Q(34) synthetase GluQRS, giving the protein MTGSGYRGRFAPSPTGDLHAGSLLAALGSWLFARRAGGRWLVRVEDVDTPREVPGAAARQLHALRAFGLHADEPIVRQSARHAAYRAALEDLADRGLAFPCWCSRADLAATGGVHRACVRAPDPDRAPAVRLRVADGTRVRFDDDLLGAQVQDVDADVGDFVLYRADGLWAYQLAVVVDDADQGVTHVVRGADLLDSTPRQILLQRALGLPTPGYAHLPVVLDDEGRKLSKSLASNPVDPANPLPALQRAWAALGQAALQHFEDETVSAWLGRALAAFDPTKIPRTATQL
- the phaR gene encoding polyhydroxyalkanoate synthesis repressor PhaR encodes the protein MASPRVIKKYPNRRLYDTEISSYITIEDVRQLIIDGEEFEVRDARSGDDLTRQVLLQIIAEHESDGEPLLSTQLLSQIIRFYGDSMQGFMASYLEKSMQLFLDQQQQFRTQMGGLLGQTPWTLMNQLTERNLQMWKDFQQNLSGTMGAPTGRKSETQK
- a CDS encoding formylglycine-generating enzyme family protein, coding for MRTKARTKPAQAIALTVAMGGALLLAGCHDRDADSAAKARVAPSVTVGEAESRLPGWRAPHIDVDRRNAQALAKQADDALAAGRFADDDTSSLPLFMALRDYAPMRTRAEAGVEHSVAGLVLQAREALADIDVDPDALHRVRHAASVLRVVALDRPEVERFLQQVDRVEDGLRDSERGEAELAQGRIGEDGGEGAIAWFRRALALRATDARAKQGLAAAESALIRRAEESAAKEDYVGSERWLVLAQKVRPEAGVVAEARARIAFERAARIGDLRDAGIAALTQPRGVETARGFLAHILRIAPAADPTAAELRRRIDFAVHYGLFVPGQRFTDALQGGGRTPTMVVIPYGDFTMGAPPGERGASDAERPTRAIHFQRGLAVSMTEVTVGQFRRFVDATKYRARSTRRGYSVVYDLRSGNFVRRGNVDWRSDYLGRPATDDLPVVHVSAKDASAYAEWLAQETGHRYRLPSEAEFEYAVRAGSKTPYPWGAGTPPPNTGNFTGAGDRSPSGRTWQNVFPGYADGAWGPAPVAHYAPDRFGLHDMAGNVSEWVADCWHSSYRRAPRDQRAWVNPGCRQRVMRGGSWASSPAEVRSAWRSGTDADTTNARIGFRVVRDL
- the htpX gene encoding protease HtpX, with product MLKRITLFLATNLAVLVLLSIVMRVLGVNPQTSGGLLVMATLFGFGGSFISLMMSKWIAKRTTGAYVIEQPRNESERWLVDTVRRQAEASGIRMPEVAIYEGPEINAFATGPSRNDSLVAVSTGLLRNLDRDEAEAVLGHEVSHVANGDMVTMMLIQGVLNTFVIVLARVVGRLIDGYLGGNDRRGGVGYFVTVMVLDMVFGLLASVIAMWFSRHREFRADAGGAHLAGREKMIAALEKLSRNHGETTLPKQVQAFGISGGVAHGMRRLFMTHPPLTERIEALRRLPAESPSVRVVT
- a CDS encoding EAL domain-containing protein — protein: MQFGKDAALRLVIVDDSVEAAEAVVSTLRNAGIAVRPSRPENPDELAHQVGQQSPDLVLLARKATLVPAADVLQRVATSGKDLPVLLLVDQIDETGVLEAMTMGARGVVLRHRNDHIVNVVQTEWSDLEARRALRKLEFQVRETERRCDSLIESSRDPIAYIHEGMHIRANSAYLEMFGYESFDEVEGMSLLDMIAPSHVEAFKALLKKLSKGEAPPPRVEVEARTLDGNQFPAVMEFTPAMYEGEHCLQLVLRRQEIDPDLAREVEELRQRDQVTGLLNRATFLRALEDAVADAAQNSTHSGFLLIEPDYYAKLLQDIGLDAADDLVAACARRLRDSVPEDVILARFGEHQFAALARGANHEVTTMLAEQVRNAFADHVVEAGSRSLNATVSIGGVQIGEKIASITAVLARATQGIQSSSGMGGNRAEVFDPGAADRAEEERVQAWVDRIRDALDSDRFTMAYQPLVSLHGEPGEIYEAYLRMKGDQGELVAPLAFLQIAEENGLLWEIDRWVVGSALQVIGERMSAGKRTTLLVKITESSLQDDSLIKHIEEQITKHGADGSLLVVQLPESKVFTNLRAAQEFQARAARSGVRVGLEHFGAGLNSFQLLAHFDADFLKIDRTFMEQLGTSAEHQKRLREITDKARALGKHTIAEHVRDAQSMSVLFGAGVDYAQGFFLAGVSTTMDYEFG
- the phbB gene encoding acetoacetyl-CoA reductase, with amino-acid sequence MQSRVALVTGGTGGIGTAIIERLASMGHKVATNYRDEAKARAWQQKLRDKGVEVYLSKADVADPDQCEAMVRDVETTLGPIDILVNNAGITRDTTFHKMTSQQWNEVITTNLGSVFNVTRPVIEGMRNRKWGRIIQISSINGQKGQYGQANYAASKAGMHGFTISLAQENAKFGITVNTVSPGYIGTDMVMAVPEEVRNKIIQQIPTGRLGNPDEIAYAVSFFIPDEAGWITGANLAVNGGQYMGW
- a CDS encoding M48 family metallopeptidase, producing the protein MRIDPLGQSVGTQRRDFGFGGIRWIILIGFAIYAAVSWFGSAQKDPYTGETAHYGASTDEEVDLGTQAFQQVVGDAQSQNALVPANAQVSQQIRGIAERLIKRVPDVTQDLAQANGTAAPENYKNFQWDVAVIQSDEANAFCLPGGKMAVYTGLIPIAQNQDSMAVVMGHEIAHALLRHGSQRMAQQKLVEMGQMAAGVALGGMDPNQQRAVMGALGAGAQYGFILPYSRNHEAQADQVGLMLAAAACFNPHEAIPLWQRMEQLGGGSRPPEFASTHPDPENRIAHLQQLMPQAEAFYKKFCGGGAPAEVAATP